The following are encoded together in the Synechococcus elongatus PCC 11801 genome:
- a CDS encoding class I SAM-dependent DNA methyltransferase — protein sequence MTAPTNYSPAEPSNLDTEAIAAAEFVARWESSGGSERANYQLFLIELAELLGVEKPNPAGDDSLDNSYVFERRVQFQHGDGKTSPGYIDLYRRGCFVCEAKKLKTTTKGKQGQGFNTAMLQARSQAESYARALPKSEGRPPFLMVVDVGNCIELYSEFSRSGATYVPFPDPQSHRLKLADLLQAEVRDRLRALWVDPLSLDPAIKSAAVTREIAAQLAKLAVSLEAAGNDSETVAGFLCRCLFTLFAEDVGLLGQPRAFTELLESLEATPEQFAPVVYSVWQTMDTGGLSVVLRANLPQFNGKFFRDPQVLPLDREQLRLLITAARADWRFVEPAIFGTLLERALDPKERHRLGAHYTPRAYVERLILPTVIEPLREEWETARAAALTLASQDKMAEARAQIRQFHHHLCQIRILDPACGSANFLYVTLEHLKRLEGEVLNLLSEFGDSQGLLDLQGVTVDPHQFLGIEINPRAAAIAEMVLWIGYLQWHFRTRGQVLPPQPVLREFSNIECRDAVLAYDGVEPDIDTKTGEVRTRWGGRMMRHPVTGEEVPDPSDRVVIYRYINPQPAEWPQADYVVSNPPFLGNFKMREVLGDGYATAIRSAYKKIPDTVDYVMYWWEKAANLLANKAIQKFGLITTNTISQVKQRKVIENYLEASSSIQLSFVIPDHPWVDSASGADVRIAMTVASLHEPSPKLLQVLHEVVGEDGLSTPIFKEKTGIISAALKIGSDLSKASKLAANDGLCSLGVALAGAGFIVSKFEARKLGLGEINGIENHIRHYRNGRDVAQTPRDVMVLDCFGLSESNLQQKYPVMYQWIYERVKPERDQNNRKSRRENWWLFGETRSTFRPALKGLSRFISTPETAKHRFFVFLDASILPDNMLVNFALDDAYFLGVLSSYIHVVWALASGGRLGIGNDPRYQKTRCFDTFPFPELTSEQKQKIQELGERLDAHRKRVQATQPDITITGMYNLLEKMRAGEPFTDSDRAYNDRALVSTLKQIHDELDIAVLEAYGWQDLVPSLSQRSSQERSTTFDETLLERLVALNAERALEEKQGQIRWLRPDFQNPSGSLKAGTAITGSLDLETEAPATKASQQAWPSNNITAQVQAIVALLETAGLPQSATDLDRQFKGKKKDRATAIGQILESLCVLGRAQKTEGDRYVLL from the coding sequence ATGACCGCCCCCACCAACTACAGCCCTGCTGAACCAAGCAACCTCGACACTGAGGCGATCGCGGCAGCTGAGTTCGTGGCGCGGTGGGAATCGTCGGGCGGCAGTGAGCGGGCGAACTATCAGCTCTTCCTGATTGAGCTAGCTGAGCTGCTGGGAGTCGAAAAGCCCAACCCCGCAGGGGATGACTCCCTCGATAACAGCTATGTCTTTGAACGACGGGTGCAATTTCAGCACGGGGACGGCAAAACTTCCCCTGGCTATATCGATCTCTATCGGCGTGGCTGCTTCGTTTGTGAAGCCAAGAAGCTGAAGACCACGACGAAAGGGAAGCAAGGTCAGGGCTTCAATACGGCAATGCTTCAGGCGCGATCGCAGGCGGAAAGCTACGCCCGTGCTTTGCCCAAAAGTGAAGGCCGCCCACCGTTCCTGATGGTGGTCGATGTGGGCAACTGCATCGAGCTGTATTCGGAGTTCAGCCGCAGTGGGGCAACCTATGTCCCCTTCCCAGACCCTCAATCTCATCGCCTCAAGCTGGCTGATCTACTGCAAGCGGAAGTGCGCGATCGCCTGCGGGCTTTGTGGGTCGATCCGCTCAGTCTTGACCCTGCGATCAAGTCGGCAGCTGTTACCCGTGAGATCGCAGCGCAGTTAGCCAAGCTGGCCGTGTCTTTGGAAGCTGCAGGCAATGATTCCGAAACGGTTGCAGGATTCCTCTGCCGCTGTCTGTTTACCCTCTTTGCTGAGGACGTGGGCCTGTTGGGTCAGCCCCGTGCGTTCACTGAATTACTGGAAAGCCTTGAAGCCACGCCTGAGCAGTTTGCCCCTGTGGTCTATTCCGTTTGGCAGACGATGGATACCGGCGGCCTCTCGGTCGTTTTGCGGGCGAATCTACCCCAGTTCAATGGCAAGTTCTTCCGCGATCCGCAGGTGCTACCTCTTGATCGCGAGCAGCTGCGATTGCTGATTACGGCTGCCCGTGCTGATTGGCGCTTTGTTGAACCAGCGATCTTTGGGACGCTGCTAGAGCGGGCACTTGACCCGAAAGAACGGCACCGCCTCGGAGCGCACTACACGCCCCGCGCCTATGTTGAGCGATTGATTCTGCCTACGGTAATCGAGCCGCTGCGAGAAGAATGGGAGACTGCCCGAGCTGCCGCGCTGACCTTGGCCAGCCAAGACAAGATGGCTGAGGCGAGAGCGCAGATTCGACAGTTCCATCACCATCTTTGCCAGATTCGCATTCTTGACCCTGCTTGCGGGTCTGCCAATTTCCTCTATGTGACGCTGGAGCATCTGAAGCGCCTGGAAGGGGAGGTGCTGAATCTGCTCTCAGAATTTGGCGATTCTCAAGGGCTACTTGATTTGCAGGGCGTGACGGTTGACCCCCATCAGTTCTTGGGGATTGAAATCAATCCACGGGCAGCGGCGATCGCTGAAATGGTCTTGTGGATCGGCTATCTGCAATGGCACTTTCGCACCCGAGGTCAGGTGCTACCGCCTCAGCCGGTGTTGCGAGAGTTCAGCAATATTGAATGCCGCGATGCGGTGCTGGCTTATGACGGGGTAGAGCCAGATATTGACACTAAAACAGGGGAGGTTCGCACGCGCTGGGGTGGGCGCATGATGCGACACCCCGTAACAGGAGAAGAGGTGCCCGATCCGAGCGATCGCGTGGTGATTTATCGCTATATCAACCCGCAACCGGCTGAGTGGCCACAAGCAGATTATGTTGTGTCAAATCCACCTTTTCTTGGCAACTTCAAAATGCGGGAAGTACTAGGAGATGGCTATGCTACTGCAATCCGTTCAGCTTATAAAAAGATTCCTGATACAGTTGACTACGTCATGTATTGGTGGGAGAAAGCAGCTAATTTACTAGCTAACAAAGCAATTCAAAAATTTGGACTCATCACTACTAATACTATCAGCCAAGTTAAACAGAGAAAAGTTATTGAAAATTACTTAGAAGCAAGTAGTTCTATTCAACTATCTTTTGTAATCCCAGATCATCCTTGGGTTGATTCAGCCAGTGGTGCTGATGTTCGAATTGCCATGACTGTAGCTAGTCTTCATGAGCCTTCACCTAAACTCTTGCAGGTACTCCATGAGGTTGTTGGTGAAGACGGATTATCAACACCAATATTTAAAGAAAAAACAGGCATAATTTCTGCTGCTCTAAAGATAGGATCAGATTTATCAAAAGCTAGCAAATTAGCAGCCAATGATGGGCTTTGCAGCCTAGGAGTTGCCTTAGCTGGAGCTGGATTTATCGTGAGTAAATTTGAAGCAAGAAAGTTAGGCTTAGGTGAAATAAATGGCATAGAAAATCACATAAGACATTATCGAAACGGACGAGATGTAGCACAGACTCCTAGAGATGTTATGGTCCTTGATTGTTTTGGTTTAAGTGAGTCTAATCTTCAACAGAAATATCCAGTTATGTATCAATGGATTTATGAGAGAGTAAAACCTGAAAGAGATCAAAATAATCGAAAATCAAGAAGAGAAAACTGGTGGCTATTTGGAGAAACAAGGAGCACTTTCAGACCAGCATTAAAAGGTTTAAGTAGATTTATATCAACTCCAGAAACAGCTAAGCATCGTTTTTTTGTCTTCTTAGATGCTTCAATTTTGCCAGACAATATGCTGGTCAATTTTGCTCTTGATGATGCATACTTTCTAGGCGTTTTATCTAGCTATATTCATGTTGTTTGGGCATTGGCATCTGGTGGGAGACTAGGGATTGGCAATGATCCTAGATATCAAAAAACTCGTTGTTTTGATACTTTTCCATTTCCTGAACTAACATCTGAACAAAAGCAAAAAATTCAGGAACTAGGCGAACGGCTTGATGCTCACCGCAAGCGAGTACAGGCTACACAGCCCGACATCACAATCACGGGAATGTATAACCTGCTAGAAAAAATGAGGGCGGGCGAACCCTTTACCGATAGCGATCGCGCTTACAACGATCGCGCCTTGGTATCTACCCTCAAGCAGATTCACGATGAGTTAGATATTGCCGTCCTTGAAGCTTACGGCTGGCAAGACTTAGTACCCTCGCTATCGCAGCGATCTTCTCAAGAGCGATCCACCACTTTCGACGAGACTTTACTAGAGCGTCTGGTGGCCCTGAATGCAGAACGAGCGCTCGAAGAGAAGCAGGGGCAAATCCGTTGGCTACGCCCAGACTTCCAAAATCCGAGCGGTAGCCTCAAGGCTGGCACGGCTATCACTGGCAGCCTCGATCTAGAGACTGAAGCCCCAGCAACCAAGGCATCGCAACAGGCATGGCCTAGCAACAACATCACCGCTCAGGTGCAAGCGATCGTCGCTCTGCTTGAAACCGCTGGATTGCCCCA